Below is a window of Pseudarthrobacter equi DNA.
GGCATCCAGTGCACCCCTCAACGAAGAATGGGACCAAAAGCTGATGAAGGTGCTCCGCTCGGGTTCCCTGAGTGACGTGGACGGCTGGGACAACGACGAATTCATCGCTGAAGGAGGTAGCGCGGCGCACGAGATGCGTTCCTGGATCGCGGCCTTTAGCGCATTGTCGACGGCGGGCGCCTACAACATGGTCGTGGACCGGTATTGGCCGGTCAGGACGTGGGGCGCAGGTTTCGGCATCACAGCTGCTCTTCCCCAGAACTCATGACCCAGGTAACCATGTGGGGAGAGATTGCCGATTTTCCCCACACCCTTGAGTATGTCCAAGTAGGACCATGGCGTACGCGGGTGCTGACCGTGGGCGCCGGAGAACAAACCCTGGTCCTCCTCAACGGCACCAGCGGGCACATCGAAGCGTGGACCCACAACATCCGTGCGCTGGCGCAGAACTACAAGGTCATCGGTTACGACTACCCAGGGCATGGCTTTTCAACGCTGGCTGAAGCCGACTTGGAAATTCCGGACTACGAGGAGCATCTCCTGGCTCTTTTGGACGTTCTCGGCCTGGATAGGGTGCACCTCCTGGGCGAGTCCCTCGGTGGGTGGATCGCCATCAAGTTCGCTGCGCACCACCCCGACCGCCTGCAAACCATAGTCCTGAGCGCTCCCGGCGGCCGCATGGTGGGCCCTATATCCATGGATCGCGTCAGCCCGGTGAGCCGCAAGGCCGTGGAAGACCCCAGCTACGAGAACGTCAAGGCACGGCTTCAAGTGGTCATCCACAATCCCGAACAGATCACGGACGAACTGGTGGAAGTACGCCGTGCCGTCTACAGCCGGCCGGGCTTCATCACCTCCATGGAGCACATCATGGCGCTCCAGGTTCCGGACATCCGTGCGCGGAACCAAGTGACCAAGGAAGACTACGCTGCCATCCCGGTGCCGGCCTTGCTCGTGTGG
It encodes the following:
- a CDS encoding alpha/beta fold hydrolase, coding for MTQVTMWGEIADFPHTLEYVQVGPWRTRVLTVGAGEQTLVLLNGTSGHIEAWTHNIRALAQNYKVIGYDYPGHGFSTLAEADLEIPDYEEHLLALLDVLGLDRVHLLGESLGGWIAIKFAAHHPDRLQTIVLSAPGGRMVGPISMDRVSPVSRKAVEDPSYENVKARLQVVIHNPEQITDELVEVRRAVYSRPGFITSMEHIMALQVPDIRARNQVTKEDYAAIPVPALLVWTDHEPTGGVATGETLAAAIPDGEFALIRNAAHWPQWEDPRTFNEKALDFLSRKA